DNA from Podospora pseudopauciseta strain CBS 411.78 chromosome 5 map unlocalized CBS411.78m_5, whole genome shotgun sequence:
AAATCGGCCGATTAAACGTAAAGGACCTTTAGAAATAGCGGTAATCGGAATAAActcctataaaataaaagtatttaggttattaaaattaatatataaatttaggAAAAAGAGCGGGATATTTAGTATACCGAGTAGGAGCCGTTATATAATTCCTAATAATAGGATTTAGGTTAATATAAGgtctacttaatatattaggaaCGTTAAAATTTATAActaaattactttaattaaaaagaaaataaagaaTCTTAGtatctttataataagtatagtccgtaattaaagaaaaaataaataataataattttaggAATTTAACTACTAAACTAACCGTTTCTATTATAGAACGAGCCGTAAgagtttaatatatttagttattactaagaaagttaattaaggCAATAAGCGGGATATTATCGGATATATCGatagttaataattattattatatttacattaataatataactttttctttatatatattattaaaaataaaaagataattatcctttataactttaataaataaaaataagttacttttatttaaattagaAAGAaagtatttttctttctttacttttaaatccctattatcttaaattaaattaatcCGGAAACCCCTTCGATTATTTACTattactaaataatatactaaaaggATTCTTcctaattaaaaataaaaaagaactttaatagttaccgctaaaataaaatttattaacgaaCTAATCTCGACTAATACTCTTAATTTACTACTAAGTCCCACccggactatatacttaactcTCTATACGTAAGTAGAAAGCTCGGTgtttaacctataataaaagatatacgtttaattaaacgaatataaattatttttatcgaacctcacggggtttaataaagttatcggtaCTTATTATCGTTTATAGCTTCGTACTTCCTTTAGTACTTAAGACTTTTAAGTCCAGTTTAAACCCTAAGCTTTACTTAACCCGGATATaacctctatttaaaatagtaaaaaaatatataaactaactataatactataaatatacccttaataaagtatataaataaacgtacttacgtaatagtagctcgcttgcaggccgcactttacgtaggataaagaaaagactctataggctcgcagactacataataagcacctaatcggcctaattagagggccagaattgcctccACGCGTAtaaggtataaaaatataaagaaataaaagtcgatgatctatctaaaataaaatgtccgaagcagaccgcttatatacatgacccctgaacctccgaatcctccgagagccccacttccttactcaaacccttaggcctgtagccgcaccctaaaccaataattatatttaaacgtataaaaaattgtactttaattaattaattttgTAATCcaaatattaacggtagtaaataataaatttcctaccgttttattatttaattaccggtaatttatatataatcgttaattactattttCCTTCGGTATAAAGAATACAGGATATCTTACTAGCAATATAAACTCTCTATTATAATCTCTCTTTAGATTCTCGTTTAATTATTTCCGTAActctttattttatttatcgttaatataatagattttaaataactatagtttaactactttttttaacttgATTTTATAATCTTATAGTTCCTATTTTAGAAactctttaaatacttaaccGTAAAAGCTAAGTATCCTTAGTATTCTAccggtaccgccttttttttacttttctctatattattataataaatatacttattaacctccgatatctttattaatgtcgttaactttatttctttaatctTATTacctatatcgataaaatatactattatttctTAAGCTCCTTACGATAATACCGTAGAGGATATTTATCCTacactttattttatatatacttcTAATCTCCTATCgttatttaaagatttttaaagttcttttaattataaataattactATCCTTCTAATCTATATTTgaattataatttttatattataattactttaggattatatttttcgaaggtcctatatttataaaatcgaatataattaaaattgTTTTCctttcgactataatatttaagaaaaatatttttGATAAGCTTTttatatagaaaatagtttttatatatacgatttattcctttttttataatattttagtttaatatacAAACTATAGCGAAAGTAAATTTATTGCCGtacctttatttattaatttaattacctaaatatTTTTTGAATACGTtatagtttaaaaatatttattctttttactttctCTTTATATAGTAGCGACCTCGTTAATAAATATCGGGTCGTTATTCTATACTTTTgctttatattaatatttcCGAAAATATTGTTTGTAATCCGTTAGAGATTACCGGCTCCCGCAAAAGGTCgtaaatctttttttaaatacttatattatttaaaagcgtccTCCTATTCCAGATTATTTTATAACGTATAGTCTTTTACTTTTGCCGGGCTTTCTCCTATTTTCCGTCTCttacttctttaatatctttttatatttatatttaatagcggttcctttactttattgTTTCCTTAACTTTTTCTCGTAATTATACTACGTAGTTGAaacttaaatattaatttaatattactttttccgaaaaatatatattatcatctttatttttactatctatatacTCAAGGTAGTATcctatatactttaatataaattatactatttaaaggttattttttAATTCAACAGGGCTTcaaactttttataataaataattatttagtTTCTTATTAactttttcttactttattatagtCTTTCTAACTaactattatttactttatttatttactttacATACTAGCTAATAGCCACATAACGTTTTACTTtcgtaatactttatatatttatatataatatactagagCTAAGGTACTTTCTAATATTCcagatatttaaaataaagttataccgtatttcctttatagggtatatactatataaaggTAGGTATGTTTTTTAGTATCTTCGTAATTTTAATACTAGCgacctttttattttttattatttctttaacTTTTATACATGAGTTTTATAGGCTATCTTTACGTAATAGCGATTATCTATTAACCGCattacttctttaatattatttatataagctCTTTTTATTACGTAAAGTTATTTTCCTTCTTAGCCTCCATAGTGATTTCTATACTAATTTAcgctaattatttttataatacctatatttaaagatctcCTCTTTTATACTCCTCATTTAGTCTTTTTACTACCTTCTGTAGCTCCTAGAATTTTACTTCTTTTTATTCGGCTTAATCATTAAAGTCTTCCTTAAAGCGtattactttacttttttaatacctaataattataatctttataatCCTTAgtttctttaatatagtagcggttaatataattttttttaaccAAGTCgcttaaataccttataatcttttaaaatattttactttctataattataatatttaggaTTATCCTTACTTTAGCCTCGGCTTTACGTCTTTTACTATTAACTATTATTAACgtttattaattttaaatatatagtactaAAATAATGAATATTaaggtatttttttttacgcTTATCGTTAAGgcggttattattaaaataccatttattactataataaccCTAGTTATTTCTTTTCTCCGTACGTTGCTAGAATTACCaatcgtcgatccgtataactatagtaatatacttattaataatattaagccTCGACTCCTTAAataacttatcctttaccttttccttaaagatattataaaagagctatattaaccttttatagctaatagtattatataaactatCGATTTTtgttagctgcgaagtcctaataggcctataatatagagcctatacagggttgctgtaaaaatacagcagtgcgcaaacggaagcgggaggatacgacggtAGTACCGAAGGAAAGTAAAGCActgtaatatagtaaggtataaagaataaaatagcctttattgcctttggccttggcctaTTAGCTttaggccgtaaccttaaactttgtcccttaaagagagaaaaaagagaactATTCTataggagagaggagaggtcgatatataggccttcgtaggcctactgTGGGTCCTAtaggccccggaagcccctataccatttagggtatttagtgggcttaggtggGTCTAGTGTAGTCCCACAGAAATCCATAGAACCTTCGGTAGTAAAGGTGCCCTGTAAATCACACTATTGtggcaacttactacgtaagcttgtAGCCACTTTAGAAGGTTTTAGCATCTATTGACTGGGCCTTGGGCCACAGTGGCTAAGAGGTTCCTTTACTGCTTACAGCAGTACTGCCTACTGTAATAGCAATCTGTAAggcagtaagtagggcacttaATAGTACCTACACGTTAAcaattttaaataaagttatataattaattacTAAACATATTTAATATAGGtttataagtattttttACACGCgctttaccttattatatttcctaaatactttattaaactaagctttaaaaatatagtaattcTCGAAGTACTTTACGGTAATCTTTTATTAATCCTTCGGCGCtactttataatagttaTCGAGGATaagtttaaactatataaaagctCTATCTTTATACTTCGTAGCTGcgaaaaatatttttattaataaattagtttaaatattaacgaaaataaatttTATACTAAATTAGCAACCCTTGTAGCTTTATCTTTTTACCGCTATAAtactccggtaccggaaaATTATAAACCGACCTAAGTACGGTCGAAATAGTGATAATCTACTTTTATTACTACTAAGCCTTATTCTCTAGCTTTTTAAGATACTTAATAACTTACTCTATAGTAAAAGCTGTAAGCCTATTACGTATGGAAGGTCCCTTGTAGcttaggctaggcgggacgcttcttatttaaacgttttcAGGTCCAGATATAGTAGTGAAAAGATgcttttaacttatttataatagagttaaagtaaatatataacgtataacgaataCCTATCTAAAATTGCTAAAAGGTATACTaattaaaggcacttctaaataatcctagtttGGTATAGCGAAAtagtatatataataaatagcttatctcgattataatagttaaaatattaacgattataattataaattatatattacggaactatttatttatattagctagtttctttatatatatagatctaGTGCTAAGTCTAGCACCGTCTTAGATCGATAGACTCGATTATTAATCCTATTAATACTATCTCTTTTGGGGTTAGCTCTTTTAAATCGTTCTTAGATCTCATTAATCCTGTTCTGATTAGTCTGTGGTGCGTCCCACACCTCACTAAGTGTCAAGTCGTAataagttaaagtaaatatataatatgTAACAAACCTCTAttcagaacctctgaaacGGATACTCGGTTAAAAGCTACTTTTAACAATTGCTTcggtatagttaaataatatataataaaatatcttaatataaatataaaatactgtaaatataaactataattatatactacaGAACAAtctataaggtatttaaattctttatatatactgcttagctataccgaattaagATCGCTTAGAAGTGCTTTTAactaatatttcttttaaaagttcaagataggggttcgttatacttTAATTTATCCGTagtaaagttaaagtaaatatataacgtataacaAATCGTTTtttagaacctttaaaaagCATATTATATAATACATTTTTGAATAATTTGAATTTAGTATAGTTAgataatatataataaataatttattttagttataataaattaaatactAACcgctattatttatattatatattacggaactattaatttatattacttaatttcTCCGTATATAAAAACCTACTAGTTTCCTAGATCATTAACTTTTACAATTAATTTTATCCTAGATCATTGACTCTTAGCAATAATCCCGCGCTAGATCATTGACTTTGGGCAATAATCCCACAGGTAAGGCTATTCTCCTTCTTGATTGGTTCTACTAACGATTAGCTGTGCGTGTCGTACCCCGCACACGATCCGTCCTGCCTGTTGGCTTAACTGTGACACTAGTGGATCATCTGGATTACTATGCTAAGCGTAATCCTGATTACTGCTCCCAGCGTTGGATCACTATGGATTACGGTACCAAGAGTGATTCTGGATCACTCTCGTCACTTTAGGATCACTTGGCTCACTACGCTCCTGGCGCTTCCAGGCGCTCTACTTCCTATTGGTTCCCTCAGCGATTGGTTAGCACCTCCTGTGCCCCACACACTGTTCAACCTGCCTGTTGGCTTAACTGTGACATTAAGGTCTATATTTCCACGGAAAAAATATACAGGAACATAGGGCTGTATCgaataattaaagaaaataaattaagCGGTTATACTTACTAGAAAGTAAAGTGATTACCCTTAGGTTAGACTATATTTTAGGGGTATCTTTATATGTATAATTAGCTATTACCTCCCTTATCGTATGTCTAGCTATTCAATCAACCTTTACAACTATTGGGGCATCTGTGGAGTTGAATTTGGAATGAATAGGGCCGTCAAGGCGTTTTGGAACTACCCTGAGTACCCGACAGTATATTAGGAAAAGTAAAAAGCCGACTCACAGAAAGGACATATTGGTTATGTGGGCCGAGGCATAagcagagggagggagaCTACTTTCGAGGACTCAAAGGCCGATAGGTACCTAGGGATAACAAACGCGAAGCCAAGACAACCCGGGCAAAAAAACACTATAGTGGTACTAAGAATAACGTTCCCACTAAGCAATAATTACGGCCCTCACCACAgtctctcttccctcccaaGCCCCTTTCTCTATCCTCCCAACAGCCACTCTCTCCGCCACAGTTTCCCCCTCATCTAACCACTTGATCCACATGACATTATAAAACTCATAAACACTCTTGTTCCTCGCCTCTGGCCAAAGCGGAAGTGACCACTCATCAAACACATCAGCAAGGGGATGCAGCAccagctccttctcttttGCCTTGCGCGCTTTCAACTCTTCCATCAACGGCACCGGGAAAGGGAAGCTCAAGTCTCGCTGGAGCATGTCGAGGCGTTCTTCCTTTTCGGTTTGAGCAGACCCGGGTGACTGAGGCTGCAGCTCCACTTGTCCTCTCGAGAGCTCGATGAGGTCgacggggttggtggggatgtggtggCGGATGTCTGATTCCGAAGTGTTGAGTCTGAGATGTCCGGCGAGGTTTCCTGACTGGTCTAGAAGGGCAAGGATGGCGCAGTTACCTGCGAAAGCGTGGTAGGctttggggtggagggtcCAGGTGGTGTGTTTGGATGTGCAGTGAAGGTAGCGTGATCGTTGGGCGACGGCTGGTTGTGGCTGGTGaggacggggaagggggattGGGCGGGAGAAAACGGTGTCGGGTATAGATGGGTGGGTATAATGGCCGTCTGACTCTTTCCAATCTTCGCTATCAGGGATATGTGTACGAGTCTCGAGGGAAGAAGCGGGATACCGAGGACTGTCCTTTGTTTCAGAGTGTTCCCAGTGAACTGTTGGAAACACTTGCCATCCACCCTCATGTTGCGAAGTAGCAAGGTAGCTCCAGCCTGCTGCCCAGCTCTCGCTTTGTACATTACCTCGATAGGTCAGCCAGCTCCAAGACGGTAATACCTCTTCTCCCATTCGGACCTGGTTCGAAGGATGGCGTTTCTCCATTGGCGAATAGGGTTGCCATAAAAGAGCAGCATCAAAGAAACAGCCCCCGGGTAAACCACTGATCAATCCGCCTGGGAATGTTGCTGCGAAATGATTTCCCGCACCAGAAAAAGCGTC
Protein-coding regions in this window:
- a CDS encoding uncharacterized protein (COG:S; EggNog:ENOG503P1U2); this translates as MPEFLNKNMPYHGVTPHLVPFLPYIEKTDDSPLDGAWRPADSLSRPIDVAVIEGWLGECDGSHWCHSQSRKQRSKPAWVVDVKRRCVVAYKKGEYVALSYVWGPNCDTGSICLVKGNLEQLRQVGGLDKVGGLPRTIADAVRLVGELGVGYLWVDRLCIVQDDLKEKGRQLVGMAGIYEGAYFTLVAAQSADASGPLSSRPLQRSRKGSWWGALLTLAPGVGLIGKRKEEGDMPWRRPVNNREVMNSHSIDLLRTVWFQRGWTFQEYLFSRRRVVFHNNTVNWECLCVSLHEHQQRLSYIPTNKLLFSRLDHWPSFHRFARLSALFAPRFLTFAEDVHDAFSGAGNHFAATFPGGLISGLPGGCFFDAALLWQPYSPMEKRHPSNQVRMGEEVLPSWSWLTYRGNVQSESWAAGWSYLATSQHEGGWQVFPTVHWEHSETKDSPRYPASSLETRTHIPDSEDWKESDGHYTHPSIPDTVFSRPIPLPRPHQPQPAVAQRSRYLHCTSKHTTWTLHPKAYHAFAGNCAILALLDQSGNLAGHLRLNTSESDIRHHIPTNPVDLIELSRGQVELQPQSPGSAQTEKEERLDMLQRDLSFPFPVPLMEELKARKAKEKELVLHPLADVFDEWSLPLWPEARNKSVYEFYNVMWIKWLDEGETVAERVAVGRIEKGAWEGRETVVRAVIIA